Proteins encoded in a region of the Frondihabitans sp. 762G35 genome:
- a CDS encoding ABC transporter permease: MFWNFVGERSDQIWFASWQHLSLVVQCLVLAVVLAVGTAALVYRSRTASAIANGVSAVGLTIPSFALIGLLIAPLGFGVTPSVVVVTFFAALPILRNAVVGLTEVDPSLVESARGIGMSRLRTLLRVELPLAWPIILTGVRISAQMVMGVAAVTAYGLGPGLGGFVFSGLSRLGGANSLNSVVVGVVGVVVLAFLLDLLLVGLGRLTISRGIRVSH, translated from the coding sequence GTGTTCTGGAACTTCGTCGGAGAGCGATCGGACCAGATCTGGTTCGCCTCCTGGCAGCACCTGTCGCTGGTGGTGCAGTGCCTCGTGCTCGCCGTCGTCCTCGCGGTCGGGACCGCCGCCCTCGTCTACCGGAGCCGGACGGCGAGCGCGATCGCGAACGGCGTCTCGGCCGTCGGGCTCACCATCCCCTCGTTCGCTCTGATCGGCCTGCTGATCGCCCCGCTCGGCTTCGGGGTGACCCCGTCGGTCGTCGTCGTGACCTTCTTCGCCGCGCTCCCCATCCTGCGGAACGCCGTCGTCGGCCTCACGGAGGTCGACCCGTCGCTCGTCGAGTCGGCGCGCGGCATCGGCATGAGCCGCCTGCGCACCCTCCTCCGCGTCGAGCTGCCCCTCGCCTGGCCGATCATCCTGACCGGGGTGCGGATCTCCGCCCAGATGGTCATGGGCGTCGCCGCCGTCACGGCGTACGGGCTCGGGCCCGGCCTCGGCGGGTTCGTCTTCTCGGGTCTGTCGCGCCTCGGCGGCGCGAACTCCCTCAACTCCGTCGTGGTGGGGGTCGTGGGCGTCGTCGTCCTGGCCTTCCTGCTCGATCTCCTTCTCGTCGGCCTCGGCCGCCTGACCATCTCGCGAGGTATCCGTGTCTCCCACTGA
- a CDS encoding thioredoxin domain-containing protein, protein MSNALADAVSPYLRSHADNPVDWREWGPEPFEEARRRGVPVMISIGYSTCHWCHVMARETFSDEVVAARLNGAVVAIKVDREEHPDVDSSYLAAASAFTGNLGWPLTVFATPEGRAFYAGTYYPPVPVRGQPSFTQVLDAVLNAWTERRDEVEQNAAEIAAALAAGAPDAQESPGRLPTPADLDSVVRLLAAHEDPDHGGFGAAPKFPVAPVLLFLLQGAGGAGGVARDLADRTLLALAASPLRDPVEGGFFRYSVRRDWSEPHYERMLYDNAQLLTAFSRLGAVAPAHRAEASGIAAGVADFLLQVLRRPEGGFGSAQDSESTVAGGRTEGGYYALTADERRAETPPAVDDKVLTGWNGLAIGALAEAGARQGRSDWVEAARVAADRILRHHRTPDGRLLRAATSDRVSSAVATLEDYGMLAQGLLRLALATGRVSYAVEARALCDACLGDGAGAGGVDDDRRPAFRVPGGTDPVLARHGLALPADPSEGAYPSGLSALAGAAFLLAQLTADRRYRDAATTAISSVTTQALDSPIGFGAALALAADLAAEATQLVVVTRGAEATGDVAEVARTLVRPGAVAAVVTAEQAADWAAAGFELFEGRTASTDADLAYLCRDFVCRLPVTTAAELEAQLLPA, encoded by the coding sequence GTGTCCAACGCCCTCGCAGACGCCGTCAGCCCGTACCTCCGGTCGCACGCCGACAACCCCGTCGACTGGCGGGAATGGGGTCCCGAACCGTTCGAGGAGGCCCGTCGCCGAGGGGTCCCGGTGATGATCTCGATCGGCTACTCGACCTGCCACTGGTGCCACGTCATGGCCCGCGAGACGTTCAGCGACGAGGTCGTCGCGGCGAGGCTCAACGGCGCCGTCGTCGCGATCAAGGTGGACCGCGAGGAGCACCCCGACGTCGACTCCAGCTACCTCGCCGCCGCCTCCGCGTTCACGGGGAACCTCGGCTGGCCGCTGACGGTGTTCGCGACGCCCGAGGGCCGCGCGTTCTACGCCGGCACCTACTACCCGCCGGTCCCCGTCCGAGGTCAGCCCTCCTTCACGCAGGTGCTCGACGCCGTCCTCAACGCGTGGACCGAGCGCCGAGACGAGGTCGAGCAGAACGCCGCGGAGATCGCCGCCGCGCTCGCCGCGGGGGCCCCGGACGCGCAGGAGTCGCCGGGTCGCCTCCCGACCCCGGCCGACCTCGACTCCGTCGTCCGTCTCCTCGCCGCCCATGAAGATCCCGACCACGGCGGGTTCGGCGCGGCCCCGAAGTTCCCCGTCGCTCCGGTCCTCCTCTTCCTTCTCCAGGGCGCGGGAGGCGCAGGCGGAGTCGCTCGCGACCTCGCCGATCGGACGCTCCTCGCCCTGGCCGCCTCGCCGCTGCGCGATCCGGTCGAGGGCGGCTTCTTCCGCTATTCCGTGCGGCGCGACTGGAGCGAGCCGCACTACGAGCGGATGCTCTACGACAACGCGCAGCTGCTCACCGCGTTCTCGCGGCTCGGCGCCGTGGCTCCTGCTCACCGCGCGGAGGCCTCGGGGATCGCCGCGGGCGTCGCCGACTTCCTGCTTCAGGTGCTCCGCCGGCCGGAGGGCGGTTTCGGCTCGGCGCAGGACAGCGAGAGCACCGTCGCCGGCGGGCGGACCGAGGGCGGCTACTACGCCCTGACGGCCGACGAGCGCCGGGCGGAGACGCCTCCCGCCGTCGACGACAAGGTGCTGACGGGCTGGAACGGGCTGGCGATCGGCGCCCTCGCGGAGGCCGGTGCGCGCCAGGGGCGGAGCGACTGGGTCGAGGCGGCCCGGGTGGCCGCCGACCGGATCCTGCGCCACCACCGGACACCCGACGGGCGCCTGCTTCGAGCGGCGACGTCCGACCGGGTGTCGTCGGCGGTCGCCACCCTGGAGGACTACGGGATGCTCGCCCAGGGGCTCCTCCGTCTCGCCCTCGCGACGGGCCGGGTCTCCTACGCCGTCGAAGCGCGAGCGCTCTGCGACGCGTGCCTCGGGGACGGCGCCGGAGCTGGGGGAGTCGACGACGACCGGAGGCCCGCGTTCCGGGTGCCCGGCGGCACCGACCCCGTCCTGGCCCGGCACGGGCTGGCGCTGCCGGCCGATCCCTCCGAGGGGGCCTACCCGTCCGGGCTCAGCGCCCTGGCCGGCGCCGCGTTCCTCCTCGCCCAGCTCACGGCCGACCGGCGCTACCGCGACGCCGCGACGACGGCCATCTCGTCCGTGACGACGCAGGCGCTCGACTCGCCGATCGGCTTCGGCGCGGCCCTCGCGCTCGCCGCCGACCTCGCGGCGGAGGCGACGCAGCTCGTCGTCGTGACGCGCGGCGCCGAGGCGACCGGGGACGTCGCCGAGGTGGCCAGGACGCTCGTGCGCCCGGGTGCGGTCGCCGCCGTCGTCACCGCCGAGCAGGCCGCGGACTGGGCGGCCGCCGGCTTCGAGCTGTTCGAGGGGCGCACGGCGTCGACCGACGCCGACCTCGCCTACCTCTGCCGCGACTTCGTCTGCCGCCTGCCCGTCACGACCGCCGCCGAGCTGGAGGCGCAGCTCCTGCCCGCCTGA
- a CDS encoding dolichyl-phosphate-mannose--protein mannosyltransferase has product MTLRPADDFDAVVTGDRVDPDPAPPAQHRARPVTGRLTALDAWWGRVLSTPRRQRIWTWGGPLFVTLLAAALRLWHLGHPSTLVFDETYYVKDAWSLHNLGYEGSWPDNADPQFAAGRTSIFTPSPEFVAHPPLGKWLIGLGMAAFGPSNPAGWRISVAIVGILAVLLVTLLARHLLKSTLLGVLAGLFLALDGQAIVMSRVSLLDNFVMFFCLLGFGAVLLDRSWSARRLDDWVRRRDRAGRDLAWGPVLWNRPWLLVAGLMFGLATGVKWNGAFFLAIFAVYTVVVDMVARRRAGVEFWGTGTLFRQGPVTFLLMVPIAAAAYVASWTGWFVTRGGYYRQWIETQGGERWKGVLAWVPDVVQNWWHYQAGIYAFNVGLSTPHPYQANPLLWLVMQRPTSMYYLGTNQGQGGCTADRCGEAIAAIPNPLIWYAAVAACLYLVYRLLRHREWQIGLVLTGVAAGYLPWLTYLDRTVFQFYTIAFEPYLAIGLAAALGHVLGGRLDDETRRLSGIRVVGIVVIVAVLLTAFYYPLWTGTQEPFSFINLHYWLLSWK; this is encoded by the coding sequence ATGACCCTGCGGCCGGCCGACGACTTCGATGCCGTCGTGACGGGCGACCGGGTCGACCCGGATCCTGCGCCCCCGGCTCAGCACCGGGCGCGACCGGTCACGGGGCGGCTGACGGCGCTCGACGCGTGGTGGGGCCGAGTGCTCTCGACGCCCCGTCGTCAGCGGATCTGGACCTGGGGCGGACCCCTCTTCGTGACGCTGCTCGCGGCGGCGCTCCGGCTCTGGCACCTCGGCCATCCCTCGACGCTCGTGTTCGACGAGACCTACTACGTGAAGGACGCCTGGTCGCTCCACAACCTCGGCTACGAGGGGAGCTGGCCCGACAACGCGGACCCGCAGTTCGCCGCCGGTCGCACGAGCATCTTCACGCCGTCGCCCGAGTTCGTCGCGCACCCGCCGCTCGGGAAGTGGCTCATCGGCCTCGGCATGGCCGCGTTCGGGCCGTCGAACCCCGCCGGCTGGCGCATCAGCGTCGCGATCGTCGGCATCCTCGCCGTCCTGCTGGTGACGCTCCTGGCCCGCCACCTCCTGAAGTCGACCCTCCTCGGCGTGCTGGCGGGCCTGTTCCTCGCGCTCGACGGGCAGGCCATCGTGATGTCGCGGGTGTCGCTCCTCGACAACTTCGTCATGTTCTTCTGCCTCCTGGGATTCGGCGCGGTCCTCCTCGACCGCTCCTGGTCGGCGAGGAGGCTCGACGACTGGGTCCGGCGGCGCGACCGGGCGGGCCGCGACCTCGCCTGGGGGCCGGTCCTCTGGAACCGCCCGTGGCTGCTCGTCGCCGGGCTGATGTTCGGCCTGGCGACGGGTGTGAAGTGGAACGGCGCGTTCTTCCTGGCGATCTTCGCCGTCTACACCGTGGTCGTCGACATGGTGGCGAGGAGGCGAGCGGGCGTGGAGTTCTGGGGCACCGGCACCCTCTTCCGCCAGGGCCCCGTCACCTTCCTGCTGATGGTGCCGATCGCCGCCGCGGCCTACGTCGCCAGCTGGACCGGGTGGTTCGTCACGCGGGGCGGCTACTACCGGCAGTGGATCGAGACCCAGGGCGGCGAGCGCTGGAAGGGCGTCCTCGCCTGGGTGCCCGACGTCGTGCAGAACTGGTGGCACTACCAGGCGGGCATCTACGCCTTCAACGTCGGGCTGAGCACGCCTCACCCCTACCAGGCGAACCCGCTGCTGTGGCTCGTGATGCAGCGACCGACGAGCATGTACTACCTCGGGACGAACCAGGGGCAGGGCGGCTGCACGGCGGACCGCTGCGGCGAGGCCATCGCCGCGATCCCGAATCCGCTCATCTGGTACGCCGCCGTCGCGGCCTGCCTCTACCTCGTCTACCGGCTCCTGCGCCACCGGGAGTGGCAGATCGGGCTCGTCCTGACGGGTGTCGCGGCCGGCTACCTGCCCTGGTTGACGTACCTCGACCGGACGGTCTTCCAGTTCTACACGATCGCCTTCGAGCCCTACCTCGCGATCGGCCTGGCGGCGGCCCTCGGGCACGTCCTCGGCGGTCGACTCGACGACGAGACGCGACGGCTGAGCGGGATCCGGGTGGTCGGCATCGTCGTCATCGTCGCGGTCCTGCTCACCGCGTTCTACTACCCGCTCTGGACCGGCACGCAGGAGCCGTTCTCGTTCATCAACCTGCACTACTGGCTGCTGTCCTGGAAGTGA
- the rsmI gene encoding 16S rRNA (cytidine(1402)-2'-O)-methyltransferase, protein MIVLAATPIGNLGDATTRLVDALKNAEIIAAEDTRTAIHLMRALGIDNRPRLVALHEHNERERAAEVVELAREHDVLVLTDAGMPAISDPGFPLVEAAAAAGVTVTALPGPSAVLTALAVSGLPTDRFTFEGFLPRKQGDRLRILRALVDERRTMVFFESPHRLAESLGDVAEALGAERRVVVCRELTKLHEEVKRGTAAALAAWAAEGVRGEICVVVEGAPEREVDLAQGVALVLAAVAAGERLKDAAAEVSEATGLSKRDLYQGALAAR, encoded by the coding sequence GTGATCGTTCTCGCGGCAACCCCCATCGGCAACCTCGGCGACGCGACGACCCGCCTGGTCGACGCCCTGAAGAACGCCGAGATCATCGCCGCCGAAGACACCCGCACGGCGATCCACCTCATGCGCGCCCTCGGCATCGACAATCGGCCCCGGCTCGTCGCGCTCCACGAGCATAACGAGCGCGAGCGCGCGGCCGAGGTCGTCGAGCTCGCCCGCGAGCACGACGTGCTCGTCCTGACCGACGCCGGCATGCCCGCCATCAGCGACCCCGGCTTCCCGCTCGTCGAGGCGGCCGCGGCGGCAGGAGTCACGGTGACGGCGCTCCCGGGGCCCTCGGCCGTGCTCACCGCGCTCGCCGTCTCCGGCCTGCCCACCGATCGCTTCACGTTCGAAGGCTTCCTGCCGCGCAAGCAGGGCGACCGGCTCCGGATCCTGCGAGCCCTCGTCGACGAGCGACGGACCATGGTCTTCTTCGAGTCGCCGCACCGCCTGGCGGAGTCGCTCGGCGACGTCGCGGAGGCGCTCGGCGCCGAGCGCCGGGTCGTGGTCTGCCGCGAACTCACCAAGCTGCACGAGGAGGTCAAGCGCGGCACGGCGGCGGCCCTCGCCGCCTGGGCCGCCGAGGGCGTCCGCGGCGAGATCTGCGTCGTGGTCGAGGGCGCCCCCGAGCGCGAGGTCGATCTCGCCCAGGGGGTGGCGCTCGTCCTCGCCGCCGTCGCGGCGGGGGAGCGCCTCAAGGACGCCGCCGCCGAGGTCTCCGAAGCGACCGGGCTGTCGAAGCGCGACCTCTACCAGGGAGCCCTCGCCGCCCGCTGA
- the metG gene encoding methionine--tRNA ligase, whose product MPAGDSFFITTPIFYVNDVPHIGHAYTEVASDVLARWHRQRGDDTWLLTGTDEHGQKILRTATSHDVSPKEWADKLVEESWKPLLETVNIANDDFIRTTDARHETGVQLFLQKLYDDGFIYQGEFEGFYCVGCEEYKQPSDLVDGTGPFEGQQVCAIHSKPVEVLKESNYFFRMSDFEQPLLDLYASQPDFVQPASVRNEIVQFVKQGLRDLSISRASFDWGIKVPWDESHVVYVWFDALLNYVTATGYGVDQEEFDRRWPAVHIVGKDIARFHAVIWPAMLLAAGLPVPKRVFGHGWLLVGGEKMSKSKLTGIAPQQITDTFGVDAFRYYFMRAITFGQDGNFSWEDISARYQAELANGFGNLASRITAMVGRYFDGTVPIAGDLQPADLAIRETELRVTREADGAIERFAINEALAVIWELVDALNGYITEQEPWVLAKSEAQRERLATVLSTSLRGLGTLAVLLSPFIPEAAQKLWQSIGQGELTSQPIDRAAEWSSAPTVTPLAAGLFPRIEQPEAGAA is encoded by the coding sequence ATGCCCGCCGGCGACTCCTTCTTCATCACCACGCCCATCTTCTACGTCAACGACGTCCCGCACATCGGGCACGCGTACACGGAGGTGGCGTCCGACGTCCTCGCCCGGTGGCACCGCCAGCGCGGCGACGACACCTGGCTCCTGACGGGCACCGACGAGCACGGGCAGAAGATCCTGCGGACCGCCACGAGCCACGACGTCTCTCCCAAGGAGTGGGCCGACAAGCTCGTCGAGGAGTCCTGGAAGCCTCTCCTCGAGACGGTCAACATCGCGAACGACGACTTCATCCGCACCACCGACGCGCGGCACGAGACCGGCGTGCAGCTCTTCCTGCAGAAGCTCTACGACGACGGCTTCATCTACCAGGGCGAGTTCGAGGGCTTCTACTGCGTCGGCTGCGAGGAGTACAAGCAGCCCTCCGATCTGGTCGACGGCACGGGTCCGTTCGAGGGCCAGCAGGTCTGCGCGATCCACTCGAAGCCCGTCGAGGTGCTCAAGGAGAGCAACTACTTCTTCCGCATGAGCGACTTCGAGCAGCCGCTGCTCGACCTGTACGCCTCGCAGCCCGACTTCGTGCAGCCGGCGAGCGTCCGCAACGAGATCGTCCAGTTCGTGAAGCAGGGCCTCCGCGACCTCTCCATCTCGCGCGCCTCCTTCGACTGGGGCATCAAGGTGCCGTGGGACGAATCGCACGTCGTCTACGTCTGGTTCGACGCGCTCCTCAACTACGTCACGGCCACCGGCTACGGCGTCGACCAGGAGGAGTTCGACCGCCGCTGGCCGGCCGTTCACATCGTCGGCAAAGACATCGCCCGCTTCCACGCCGTCATCTGGCCGGCCATGCTCCTCGCCGCCGGTCTGCCCGTCCCGAAACGCGTCTTCGGCCACGGCTGGCTCCTCGTCGGCGGCGAGAAGATGTCCAAGTCGAAGCTCACGGGCATCGCGCCGCAGCAGATCACCGACACCTTCGGCGTCGACGCGTTCCGCTACTACTTCATGCGCGCCATCACTTTCGGGCAGGACGGCAACTTCTCCTGGGAGGACATCTCGGCCCGCTACCAGGCCGAGCTCGCCAACGGCTTCGGCAACCTCGCCTCGCGCATCACGGCCATGGTCGGCCGCTACTTCGACGGCACCGTCCCGATCGCCGGCGACCTCCAGCCCGCCGACCTCGCCATCCGCGAGACCGAGCTCCGCGTGACCCGGGAGGCCGACGGCGCCATCGAGCGCTTCGCCATCAACGAGGCCCTCGCGGTCATCTGGGAGCTCGTCGACGCCCTGAACGGCTACATCACCGAGCAGGAGCCGTGGGTCCTGGCCAAGAGCGAGGCCCAGCGGGAGCGCCTCGCGACGGTCCTGTCGACGTCGCTCCGTGGCCTCGGCACGCTCGCGGTCCTGCTCTCCCCGTTCATCCCCGAGGCGGCCCAGAAGCTCTGGCAGTCGATCGGGCAGGGCGAACTGACGAGCCAGCCCATCGACCGCGCCGCCGAGTGGTCGAGCGCTCCGACGGTGACGCCGCTCGCGGCGGGTCTCTTCCCGCGCATCGAGCAGCCGGAGGCCGGCGCCGCGTGA
- a CDS encoding TatD family hydrolase, whose translation MRKRSEEAQGGQKRDLSYPPLPQALTVPVYDNHTHLEIADGEGLDYREHLDRASSVGIRGVIQVGNDLETSRWSAEIAAREPRVLAAVALHPNEAPRYAAEGILQEALREIDELAARPRVRAVGETGLDFFRTGEDGRKAQLESFEAHIEIAKKHSLALQIHDRDAHDEVVETLERVGAPEKTVFHCFSGGVDLARVCARNGWYMSFSGTVTFKNAQPLRDALIAAPRNLVLVETDAPFLTPTPFRGRPNAPYLIPHTLRSMAETLGTDASMLAAQITSTTELVYGTWDSEPVTVSA comes from the coding sequence ATCCGCAAGCGCAGCGAGGAGGCGCAGGGCGGGCAGAAGCGCGACCTGAGCTACCCGCCGCTGCCGCAGGCGTTGACCGTCCCGGTCTACGACAACCACACGCACCTCGAGATCGCCGACGGCGAGGGCCTCGACTACCGGGAGCACCTCGACCGGGCGTCGAGCGTCGGCATCCGCGGCGTGATCCAGGTCGGCAACGATCTGGAGACGTCGAGGTGGTCGGCGGAGATCGCGGCGCGGGAGCCCCGCGTGCTGGCGGCGGTGGCCCTGCACCCGAACGAGGCTCCGCGATACGCCGCCGAGGGCATCCTGCAGGAGGCGCTGCGCGAGATCGACGAGCTCGCCGCGCGCCCCCGGGTCCGCGCCGTGGGGGAGACGGGGCTCGACTTCTTCCGGACGGGCGAGGACGGCCGCAAGGCCCAGCTGGAGTCGTTCGAGGCGCACATCGAGATCGCGAAGAAGCACTCGCTCGCCCTGCAGATCCACGACCGTGACGCGCACGACGAGGTCGTCGAGACGCTCGAGCGGGTCGGGGCACCCGAGAAGACGGTGTTCCACTGCTTCTCCGGCGGCGTCGACCTCGCGCGCGTCTGCGCCAGGAACGGCTGGTACATGTCGTTCTCCGGCACCGTGACGTTCAAGAACGCGCAGCCGCTCCGGGACGCCCTGATCGCGGCCCCGCGCAACCTCGTCCTCGTCGAGACGGACGCCCCCTTCCTCACCCCGACGCCGTTCCGCGGGCGCCCCAACGCGCCCTACCTCATCCCGCACACGCTCCGGTCGATGGCCGAGACCCTCGGCACCGACGCCTCGATGCTCGCGGCGCAGATCACCTCGACCACCGAGCTCGTCTACGGCACGTGGGACTCCGAGCCGGTCACGGTGAGCGCGTGA
- the rsmA gene encoding 16S rRNA (adenine(1518)-N(6)/adenine(1519)-N(6))-dimethyltransferase RsmA, with protein MSTLLGPAEIRDLADLLGIQPTKKLGQNFVHDGNTVRRIVASSKVESGAEVVEIGPGLGSLTLGLLERGARVTAVEIDKRLAAQLPETVRLLQPEADLTVVVADAMKVTELPSEPTHLVANLPYNISVPVLLHFLEHFPSLTRGLVMVQAEVGLRLAAAPGSKVYGSPSIKAAWYGVWSTAGQVSRQVFWPVPNVDSILVAYDRRDPKGSEEERAVTFALVDAAFQQRRKMLRQSLSPVFGTSAEASAAIEEAGLPATGRGEELTVDDFLAIARVRLAHREP; from the coding sequence GTGAGCACGCTGCTCGGGCCGGCCGAGATCCGCGACCTGGCCGATCTGCTGGGCATCCAGCCGACCAAGAAGCTCGGGCAGAACTTCGTCCACGACGGCAACACCGTCCGGCGCATCGTCGCGTCGTCGAAGGTCGAGAGCGGCGCCGAGGTCGTCGAGATCGGCCCCGGGCTCGGGTCGCTGACGCTCGGGCTCCTCGAGCGGGGAGCGCGCGTCACGGCGGTCGAGATCGACAAGCGGCTGGCCGCGCAGCTGCCGGAGACGGTGCGGCTCCTGCAGCCGGAGGCCGACCTGACGGTGGTCGTCGCCGACGCCATGAAGGTGACGGAGCTCCCGTCGGAGCCCACCCACCTCGTGGCGAACCTGCCCTACAACATCTCCGTCCCGGTGCTCCTGCACTTCCTGGAGCACTTCCCGAGTCTCACCCGCGGCCTCGTCATGGTCCAGGCCGAGGTCGGGCTCCGGCTCGCGGCCGCGCCCGGATCGAAGGTCTACGGCTCGCCGAGCATCAAGGCGGCCTGGTACGGCGTGTGGTCGACCGCCGGGCAGGTCAGCCGGCAGGTCTTCTGGCCGGTGCCGAACGTCGACAGCATCCTCGTCGCCTACGACCGCCGCGATCCGAAGGGCTCGGAGGAGGAGCGCGCGGTGACCTTCGCGCTCGTCGACGCCGCCTTCCAGCAGCGACGCAAGATGCTCCGGCAGTCGCTCTCGCCGGTTTTCGGGACTTCCGCCGAGGCCAGCGCCGCCATCGAGGAGGCCGGCCTCCCGGCCACCGGTCGCGGCGAGGAGCTCACGGTCGACGACTTCCTGGCGATCGCCCGGGTGCGACTGGCTCACCGGGAGCCCTGA